In Euphorbia lathyris chromosome 10, ddEupLath1.1, whole genome shotgun sequence, a single genomic region encodes these proteins:
- the LOC136209881 gene encoding (+)-borneol dehydrogenase 1-like: MEKKAIPILVTPEQRLAGKVAIITGGASGIGATTVQLFHANGAKVVIADIQDALGRALAQKLGQNAIYIRCDVSKEEEISSLVDQTVIKYGKLDIMYNNAGIVDRPFTRFLESKKSDLDRLISINLVGGILGAKHAARVMIPQNTGCILFTASACTAIGGLGTQSYALTKHGIWGLAKSLASELSPNGIRVNCISPFGIATSAGGITVPRFISDFALSYTGNLKGQILKTEDIAKAALYLASDDANHVSGLNLVVDGGFSVVNPSFVNLFATLTRSIYFIQRFVKLYGTPLIVSFMLGFLVVLISIMSSFMII; encoded by the exons ATGGAAAAGAAGGCTATTCCTATCCTTGTAACGCCAGAACAAAG GTTAGCCGGAAAAGTAGCGATTATAACGGGAGGGGCAAGCGGGATAGGAGCCACCACAGTTCAACTTTTCCATGCAAATGGAGCCAAAGTTGTTATTGCCGATATTCAAGACGCCCTTGGCCGAGCCCTTGCGCAAAAGCTCGGCCAAAACGCCATTTACATCCGCTGTGATGTtagcaaagaagaagaaatcagcaGTCTCGTAGACCAAACGGTTATCAAATACGGGAAGCTAGACATTATGTACAATAATGCAG GAATAGTAGATAGACCATTCACAAGATTCTTAGAGAGCAAAAAATCAGATTTAGATCGCCTAATAAGCATAAACTTAGTTGGTGGAATCCTCGGAGCCAAACATGCAGCAAGAGTCATGATCCCCCAAAACACCGGCTGCATCTTATTCACAGCAAGTGCCTGCACAGCAATAGGAGGACTCGGAACTCAATCATATGCACTCACAAAACATGGAATTTGGGGATTAGCAAAAAGCTTAGCATCAGAATTATCCCCAAATGGAATTAGGGTTAATTGCATTTCACCTTTTGGAATTGCAACCTCTGCAGGTGGAATAACTGTCCCTAGATTTATATCAGATTTTGCTTTGAGTTATACTGGTAATCTCAAGGGACAGATTTTGAAGACAGAAGATATTGCTAAAGCTGCTCTTTATCTTGCTAGTGATGATGCTAATCATGTTAGTGGTCTTAATCTTGTTGTTGATGGTGGGTTTAGTGTTGTTAATCCTAGTTTTGTTAATCTTTTTGCTACTTTGACGAGGAGTATTTATTTCATCCAAAGGTTTGTTAAGTTGTATGGAACTCCATTGATTGTTTCATTTATGTTGGGGTTTTTGGTGGTTTTGATTTCCATTATGTCATCATTTATGATAATATGA